From Scatophagus argus isolate fScaArg1 chromosome 10, fScaArg1.pri, whole genome shotgun sequence, a single genomic window includes:
- the LOC124066231 gene encoding delta-1-pyrroline-5-carboxylate synthase-like, whose product MFARLALCSRLSSRIRQSSVCPVSIRALSQAKFSLPRPHGKSFAHRSELKQAKRIVVKLGSAVVTRDECGLALGRLASIVEQVAMLQNQGREMMIVTSGAVAFGKQRLRHEILLSQSVRQALHSGQNQLKEMSVPVLEARACAAAGQSGLMALYEAMFTQYSTCTAQILVTNLDFHDEQKRRNLNSTLHELLRMNIVPIINTNDAVVAPTVPNSDLQGVNVISVKDNDSLAARLAVEMKADLLIALSDVEGLYDSPPGTDNAKLIDIFYPGDQQSITYGTKSRVGLGGMEAKVKAALWALQGGTSVVIANGTHPKVTGHVITDIVEGKKVGTFFSEVKPAGPTVEQQTEMARHAGRALASLHPEQRGEIICCIAELLTEKKDEILSANKRDMELAIASGRLSQAMINRLSLSTAKLNSLAIGLRQLAVSSSDSVGRVLRRTRVANNLELEQITVPIGVLLVIFESRPDCLPQVSALAIASGNALLLKGGKEASNTNKILHQLTQDALAIHGVSDAIQLVSTREEVEDLCRLDKLIDLIIPRGSSQLVRDIQKAAKGIPVLGHSEGVCHVYIDNDASIDKAINVVRDSKCDYPAACNAMETLLIHRDLLRTPMFDQIIDMLRTEHVKIHAGPRFASYLTFSPSEVKSLRTEYGDLECCIEVVDSMQEAIDHIHKYGSSHTDVIVTENEETAEQFLQQVDSACVFWNSSSRFADGYRFGLGAEVGISTARIHARGPVGLEGLLTTKWVLRGEGHTVADFSEQGSMKYLHENIPVPQGSFS is encoded by the exons ATGTTTGCCAGGCTGGCCTTGTGCTCTCGCCTGTCATCCAGAATCCGGCAGTCAAGTGTCTGTCCGGTCTCCATCAGAGCGCTTTCCCAGGCTAAAT tctCGCTCCCACGTCCCCATGGAAAGTCTTTTGCACACCGCAGTGAGTTAAAGCAGGCCAAACGCATTGTAGTGAAGCTTGGGAGTGCTGTGGTGACACGGGATGAGTGTGGTCTGGCACTGGGACGACTGGCCTCAATAGTGGAGCAG gtgGCCATGCTGCAGAATCAAGGCAGGGAGATGATGATTGTCACCAGTGGTGCTGTGGCATTTGGGAAGCAGAGACTGAGACATGAGATCCTCCTGTCTCAGAGTGTCAGACAAGCTCTGCACTCGGGACAGAATCAACTCAAAGAAATG tcagttcCAGTTTTGGAGGCACGAGCATGTGCAGCTGCTGGGCAGAGTGGTCTGATGGCGTTGTATGAAGCCATGTTCACACAGTATAGCACCTGCACCGCACAA ATTCTAGTCACCAACTTGGATTTTCATGATGAGCAGAAGCGTCGTAACTTGAACAGCACCCTCCATGAACTGCTGCGGATGAACATCGTTCCTATCATCAACACCAATGATGCTGTTGTTGCTCCTACTGTTCCCAACAGTGATCTGCAGGGGGTAAAC gTAATCAGTGTCAAAGATAACGACAGCTTGGCTGCACGGCTGGCAgttgaaatgaaagcagacCTCCTAATTGCACTGTCTGATGTTGAAG GCTTGTATGACAGTCCCCCAGGAACAGATAATGCCAAGCTCATTGATATATTCTATCCTGGTGATCAGCAGTCGATCACATATGGCACCAAGTCCAGAGTCGGCCTTGGGGGCATGGAAGCCAAG GTAAAAGCAGCCCTTTGGGCACTGCAGGGTGGCACGTCTGTTGTCATTGCCAATGGCACACATCCCAAAGTCACAGGCCACGTCATCACAGACATTGTGGAAGGGAAAAAAGTTGGCACCTTCTTCTCTGAAGTGAAACCTGCAG GTCCAACTGTGGAGCAGCAGACGGAGATGGCTCGGCATGCAGGCAGGGCTCTGGCCTCCCTGCACCCTGAACAG agaGGGGAAATCATCTGCTGTATTGCTGAGCTGCTTACAGAGAAGAAAGATGAGATTCTCAGTGCCAACAAGAGAGACATGGAGTTAGCAATAGCATCAG GTCGTTTGTCCCAGGCTATGATCAATCGCCTGAGTCTGTCAACTGCTAAACTGAACAGCCTTGCCATTGGCCTCCGTCAGCTTGCTGTGTCCTCCAGTGACAGCGTGGGTCGGGTGCTGAGGAGGACCAGGGTGGCCAACAACCTCGAGCTGGAACAGATCACTGTCCCCATCGGTGTCCTGCTTGTCATCTTTGAGTCACGTCCTGATTGTCTTCCACAG GTGTCAGCTCTGGCTATTGCCAGTGGAAATGCTTTGCTGCTGAAAGGGGGTAAAGAAGCATCCAATACTAATAAGATTCTGCATCAGCTCACTCAAGATGCACTTGCCATTCATGGAGTGTCTGATGCCATTCAGCTG GTGAGCACACGCGAAGAAGTTGAAGATCTGTGCAGACTGGACAAGTTGATTGACCTGATCATTCCAAGGGGCTCTTCCCAACTAGTCCGGGATATCCAAAAGGCAGCCAAGGGTATTCCTGTACTGGGCCACAGTGAGGGCGTCTGCCACGTCTACATAGACAACGATGCTAGCATAGACAAAGCTATCAATGTTG TCAGAGACTCCAAATGTGACTACCCTGCGGCCTGCAATGCCATGGAGACCCTGCTTATTCACAGAGATTTGCTGAGAACTCCTATGTTTGACCAGATCATTGATATGCTGAGAACAGAACAT GTGAAGATCCATGCAGGCCCCCGGTTTGCATCCTACTTGACTTTCAGCCCATCTGAGGTGAAGTCTCTGAGGACAGAGTATGGAGACCTGGAGTGCTGCATCGAGGTGGTAGACAGCATGCAGGAAGCTATAGACCATATCCACAAATACGGCAGCTCCCACACTGATGTCATTGTTACCGAAAATGAAGAGACAGCTGAACAGTTTTtgcagcaggtggacagtgcTTGTGTATTCTGGAATTCCAGCTCTCGCTTTGCTGATGGCTACCGCTTCGGTCTAG GAGCTGAGGTTGGTATCAGCACAGCACGGATACATGCCAGAGGTCCAGTTGGTTTGGAGGGGCTTCTGACCACCAAATGGGTTCTTCGTGGGGAAGGGCACACTGTGGCTGACTTCTCTGAGCAAGGCAGTATGAAATACCTTCATGAAAACATCCCTGTCCCCCAGGGCAGCTTTAGCTAA